In one window of Pyramidobacter porci DNA:
- a CDS encoding TAXI family TRAP transporter solute-binding subunit gives MKKMRKCLFAACLMAASVFSFGGNAGAAEKRELMMGTATTGGFTYIWGAAAAQIINKYVPSVNITAQITTGGNENIIRIVAGEMPMGVVGSNIIQSFYDGISGTKIKAHKNLRTIWVSKSTIFSAIVHKDSPYQSINDLKGKKVSIGNKGGSAYDSISAFLKALGKDGNYYKLQFLTMNESLDAMRTHNIDGFFTNTSDPHTAMTEVFNMPGGARFLDFEPEVIDTLLKEIPYLKPAVRPAGTYKGQTKDLHSVGSPYVLVVNKDFPEDLAYQIAKVLDENYDEWVNIAANVKGSTLEATVKNAYAPLHSGVVKYAKEKGLLK, from the coding sequence ATGAAGAAAATGAGAAAGTGTCTGTTTGCTGCGTGCCTGATGGCTGCTTCGGTGTTCTCTTTTGGAGGAAATGCAGGAGCGGCGGAAAAACGGGAACTCATGATGGGAACCGCGACGACCGGCGGATTCACGTATATCTGGGGAGCCGCCGCAGCGCAGATCATTAACAAATATGTTCCTTCTGTAAATATAACCGCACAAATTACTACGGGTGGAAACGAGAACATTATCCGCATTGTTGCCGGAGAAATGCCAATGGGCGTTGTTGGAAGCAATATTATCCAATCTTTCTATGATGGCATTTCAGGAACTAAAATTAAAGCTCATAAAAACTTAAGAACTATCTGGGTCTCAAAGTCGACGATTTTCAGCGCGATTGTGCATAAAGATTCTCCGTATCAGTCAATCAATGATCTTAAAGGCAAGAAGGTTTCTATCGGAAACAAAGGTGGTTCGGCGTATGATTCTATCTCTGCGTTCTTGAAAGCCTTGGGAAAGGACGGCAATTATTATAAGCTCCAGTTCCTGACGATGAACGAGAGCCTTGACGCGATGAGAACGCATAATATTGACGGATTCTTCACAAATACTTCCGATCCTCATACCGCTATGACTGAAGTTTTCAACATGCCCGGCGGAGCCCGTTTCCTTGATTTTGAACCCGAAGTCATTGATACCCTTTTAAAGGAGATTCCGTATCTGAAGCCCGCAGTTCGCCCTGCCGGAACGTACAAAGGTCAGACAAAAGATCTTCACAGCGTGGGCAGCCCGTATGTGCTTGTCGTTAACAAAGATTTTCCCGAGGATCTTGCTTATCAGATCGCGAAAGTCCTTGATGAGAACTATGACGAATGGGTTAATATCGCTGCTAACGTAAAAGGTTCCACTCTTGAAGCGACTGTTAAGAATGCCTATGCACCGCTTCACTCCGGCGTTGTGAAATATGCTAAAGAGAAGGGTTTGCTGAAGTAA
- a CDS encoding mandelate racemase/muconate lactonizing enzyme family protein, which produces MKITKVDVYMLDATVQRASRRPIITRVHTDEGLYGDGEAGIALGTGAPAAYGMVKDLARLIIGMDPMNTEQIWHRLFKSSFWGMGGGPVVFAGISALDIALWDIKGKALGVPVYQLLGGKCRDDVRCYASQLQFGWYDKIGPWGKTEDYVKIVEYALSQGYDCVKIDFTQFDRDAKRLPTTVAEGILTRPFINMIDERMGAIRKELGYDFDIIVENHCRTDAISGVMLGELCDKYKVMAYEEPAIPLNPDMHKVIRNKIHTPIASGERIFGTWGFYNFFKQDAVQLIQPDICNCGGLTEGKKICDMAAVFDATVQAHCAGSPISTAAALQLEAAIPNFCIHEHHFRSTQPALTVLCEYDYQPKNGRYGIPNIPGIGQELSQHAIDTALMHDCVDEFWRGL; this is translated from the coding sequence ATGAAGATCACAAAAGTTGACGTCTATATGCTCGATGCCACAGTTCAGAGAGCCAGTCGCCGTCCCATCATTACCCGCGTTCATACCGATGAGGGGCTTTATGGCGATGGAGAAGCCGGCATTGCCTTAGGAACGGGGGCTCCTGCAGCTTATGGAATGGTTAAAGATCTTGCAAGGCTGATCATCGGAATGGATCCGATGAATACGGAGCAAATCTGGCACCGTTTGTTCAAGAGTTCTTTCTGGGGAATGGGCGGCGGCCCGGTTGTTTTTGCGGGAATCAGCGCTCTTGATATCGCTCTTTGGGATATTAAAGGAAAAGCTCTGGGCGTGCCTGTCTACCAGCTCCTAGGCGGAAAATGCCGCGATGACGTACGCTGCTATGCCTCGCAGCTCCAGTTTGGCTGGTACGATAAAATCGGACCTTGGGGCAAAACAGAAGATTATGTAAAAATTGTCGAATACGCTCTGTCTCAGGGGTACGATTGCGTAAAAATTGACTTTACGCAGTTTGACCGCGACGCGAAACGCCTTCCGACGACGGTTGCAGAGGGAATCCTTACGCGTCCGTTTATTAACATGATTGACGAGCGCATGGGTGCCATTCGTAAGGAACTTGGCTATGACTTTGATATTATTGTTGAGAATCATTGCCGCACCGATGCGATCAGCGGCGTTATGCTCGGAGAGCTTTGCGATAAATACAAAGTGATGGCTTATGAAGAACCCGCAATTCCGCTGAATCCTGATATGCACAAGGTAATCCGTAATAAAATCCATACACCGATTGCATCAGGTGAGCGTATTTTTGGCACATGGGGATTTTACAATTTCTTTAAGCAGGATGCTGTTCAGCTTATTCAGCCTGATATCTGCAACTGCGGCGGCTTAACGGAAGGAAAGAAGATCTGCGATATGGCGGCGGTTTTTGACGCAACGGTTCAGGCCCACTGCGCAGGTTCTCCCATTTCTACAGCGGCGGCGCTTCAACTTGAAGCAGCGATCCCAAATTTCTGCATTCACGAACATCATTTTCGCAGTACACAGCCGGCGCTGACCGTTCTGTGTGAATATGATTATCAACCGAAGAACGGTCGCTATGGAATTCCTAATATTCCCGGAATCGGTCAGGAACTTTCACAGCACGCGATTGATACCGCCCTAATGCATGATTGCGTTGACGAGTTCTGGAGAGGCTTGTAA
- a CDS encoding tripartite tricarboxylate transporter permease, which translates to MDALLNLFSGIGNIFTAPFDIFLLVSGTALGVLVGALPGLNSSITMAVLIPITYGMDPGAALCLLAGIYTGSTCGGSISAILLEIPGTGAAVVTAFDGYKMQQRGEGGLALGITAVSSAVGGVIAAVVLCFGAPFIAEQALKFASPEYFALCLMGFASVIGMSTGRISKNIMAILLGLLISIIGISPQGGIKRFTFGFNVLLEGVPLVPMLIGLFGISALLGVIANMKPLQRAGNAAFILKETAKRVRMAYPDKKMICSFLPIWMQSTVVGNIVGAIPGAGMTVAIFMAYDQVKRYRPDLKFGTGVPEGIAAVECANNSVVGSSMIPLLALGVPGNAASALFLGALLIQGLRTGPNFFVHSASVAYTLIAAFLLASILLIPVMHLFVNYCATYVLSLKREVLNGLILILCVTGAFTTGNNYQFIMIAIVFGIIGFILKKYEIPFGPLILSVVLGSMVESYYIGTMVMFRSNIMLIFSRPICDVLLILTVIFLLMPICRALRKRREKA; encoded by the coding sequence ATGGATGCTCTGTTAAATCTTTTTTCCGGCATTGGCAATATTTTTACCGCTCCGTTTGATATTTTCCTTTTGGTCAGCGGCACGGCCCTTGGCGTGTTAGTAGGTGCTCTGCCCGGTCTGAACAGTTCCATTACTATGGCAGTGTTGATCCCCATTACCTACGGGATGGATCCCGGCGCTGCTCTGTGTCTTCTTGCGGGAATCTATACGGGTTCTACGTGTGGAGGCAGCATTTCCGCTATCCTTCTGGAAATTCCAGGAACGGGCGCGGCCGTTGTAACAGCTTTCGACGGCTATAAAATGCAGCAGCGCGGCGAGGGAGGTTTAGCGCTTGGCATTACGGCGGTCAGTTCCGCTGTCGGCGGCGTTATCGCGGCGGTGGTCTTATGCTTTGGAGCTCCGTTTATTGCCGAACAAGCGCTAAAGTTTGCTTCGCCTGAGTATTTTGCGCTGTGTCTAATGGGTTTTGCCTCTGTTATCGGCATGAGCACAGGGCGCATATCAAAAAATATTATGGCAATTTTGCTCGGACTGTTGATCAGCATTATAGGAATTAGCCCTCAGGGCGGCATCAAACGTTTTACGTTTGGTTTCAATGTTCTGCTGGAAGGCGTTCCTCTGGTTCCGATGCTGATTGGTTTGTTTGGAATCAGCGCCCTTTTGGGCGTTATCGCGAATATGAAGCCTTTGCAAAGAGCGGGAAATGCCGCTTTTATTTTAAAAGAAACCGCAAAGCGCGTTCGTATGGCCTATCCTGATAAAAAAATGATTTGCAGTTTTCTTCCCATCTGGATGCAATCAACCGTGGTCGGCAATATCGTTGGTGCTATCCCTGGAGCAGGCATGACCGTTGCTATTTTTATGGCTTATGATCAGGTAAAACGCTATCGTCCTGATTTGAAGTTTGGAACGGGCGTTCCTGAAGGGATCGCGGCGGTTGAGTGCGCCAATAATTCAGTCGTCGGTTCGTCGATGATTCCTCTGCTGGCGCTTGGCGTTCCGGGAAACGCGGCCTCGGCGCTTTTCTTGGGGGCCTTGCTTATTCAGGGGCTTCGCACCGGCCCAAATTTCTTTGTTCACAGCGCAAGCGTTGCATACACCTTAATCGCCGCGTTCCTGCTCGCGAGTATTCTATTGATTCCCGTTATGCACCTTTTCGTCAATTACTGCGCAACGTATGTCTTGTCATTAAAACGTGAAGTTCTGAACGGATTAATTCTGATTTTATGCGTTACCGGAGCCTTTACGACCGGGAACAATTATCAGTTCATCATGATTGCCATTGTTTTCGGGATAATCGGATTTATTCTGAAGAAGTATGAAATTCCGTTTGGCCCGCTCATTCTTTCAGTTGTTCTTGGAAGCATGGTAGAAAGTTATTACATAGGGACAATGGTCATGTTCCGCTCAAATATCATGCTGATCTTTAGTCGTCCCATTTGCGACGTTCTGCTTATCCTGACCGTTATATTCCTTCTCATGCCGATTTGCCGCGCCTTGCGCAAAAGAAGAGAAAAGGCGTAG
- a CDS encoding tripartite tricarboxylate transporter TctB family protein: protein MKKKEKLSNILLPLFLAFFSVYIFIEGHAYRGNDKYFPMLLGCLVFIVSVWMIIEELVGKGKPIVFSEINWKGILLSIAAMVAYVFLFPRIGYVASTFLLGFCIIRGLGYKSWIGAILWPASLVGVTFVIFKILLKVPLPTLLGV from the coding sequence ATGAAAAAAAAAGAAAAACTTTCAAATATCTTATTGCCTCTATTTCTAGCTTTTTTCTCGGTGTATATTTTTATTGAAGGGCATGCATACCGTGGAAACGATAAATATTTCCCCATGCTTCTGGGGTGTTTAGTTTTTATCGTGTCAGTTTGGATGATCATAGAGGAGCTAGTGGGAAAAGGAAAGCCGATTGTTTTTTCCGAGATTAATTGGAAGGGTATCCTCCTATCGATTGCAGCAATGGTCGCATATGTCTTTCTTTTCCCAAGGATCGGCTACGTGGCGTCAACCTTTTTGTTGGGGTTTTGCATCATAAGAGGGCTTGGTTATAAAAGCTGGATAGGCGCTATTTTGTGGCCTGCCTCTCTTGTTGGAGTCACGTTTGTTATTTTTAAGATTTTGCTGAAAGTTCCGCTGCCGACTTTATTGGGTGTTTAA
- a CDS encoding tripartite tricarboxylate transporter substrate binding protein: protein MKKILLACALTAVTFSSLGMNESSLAKDLDYPKRDIRVIVPFNAGGNADLSMRALVAAANHGKFFKGVNMYVENIGGGGAVIGQTAGYRAKPDGYTLMLYTSSLINNALFNNTSYKYDSFLPIAGYNPDPEVLYVPANSLCNTLKDFYDYCKKAEYVVGVTPGHTTGHHLRMMNIAEDNGFNFQYIHFNSASEQLLQVVGNHADFSMNTWGATKNAYKDGKVKILAIATKERMADCPEIPTFVEQGVNLVDGANRGICIREGVDPEIYQYLVDEFKKVIETDFFVRQMYQINAIPAYQTPGEYKKYMDDTYNTVKSMTEKLSKEVEK, encoded by the coding sequence ATGAAAAAAATTTTGCTTGCTTGCGCGCTGACCGCCGTAACCTTCAGCAGCCTGGGAATGAACGAGAGTTCTCTTGCAAAAGATCTTGATTATCCCAAGAGGGATATTCGAGTGATCGTCCCCTTTAATGCGGGGGGGAACGCGGATCTTTCTATGAGAGCGCTTGTCGCTGCCGCGAATCACGGAAAATTTTTTAAAGGCGTAAATATGTACGTGGAAAACATTGGCGGAGGCGGGGCCGTTATCGGTCAGACCGCCGGATACAGGGCAAAACCCGACGGATATACGCTGATGCTGTATACTTCTTCGCTCATCAACAACGCGCTTTTCAATAATACGAGCTATAAATATGACAGCTTCCTTCCAATCGCCGGATATAATCCTGACCCTGAAGTCCTTTATGTGCCAGCCAATTCCCTTTGTAATACTCTGAAAGATTTTTATGACTATTGCAAAAAAGCTGAATATGTTGTTGGCGTTACTCCGGGACATACGACGGGGCACCATCTGAGAATGATGAATATTGCCGAAGATAATGGATTTAACTTTCAGTATATCCATTTTAACAGCGCGTCGGAACAACTTCTTCAAGTTGTTGGAAATCATGCTGACTTCAGTATGAACACTTGGGGAGCAACGAAAAACGCTTATAAAGACGGAAAGGTAAAGATTCTGGCGATTGCGACCAAAGAAAGAATGGCGGACTGCCCCGAAATTCCGACGTTCGTTGAGCAGGGCGTCAATCTAGTAGACGGCGCAAATCGCGGCATTTGCATCCGTGAAGGCGTTGATCCTGAGATTTATCAGTATCTTGTTGACGAATTCAAAAAAGTTATCGAAACGGACTTCTTTGTTCGGCAAATGTACCAGATTAATGCAATCCCGGCGTATCAGACGCCCGGAGAATATAAGAAGTACATGGACGACACATATAACACGGTGAAGTCAATGACGGAGAAGCTCTCAAAAGAAGTTGAGAAATAG
- a CDS encoding LysR family transcriptional regulator: MINLSVKDAEYILTIVKEGNLSTAAQKLCISQPSLTQLIQRLKGQTGSNLFYRNGHNFVPTKEGELLAGACQKIYMLSRDLEKQLDNISKKRKGTVIVGAPFNIGAYLFPRLFKIYQEKKASAKFQPYEARSPQLEESLLKNEIDLAVMSKKQKVLNPQLERILLMQERLLLSVPQGHPLNRAAKRIRGKRHPFIDIRLTDGADYILSAPGQRLYDVCNEIFKKANITPHPVLVSRSFEVKERMSAAGLGVTIFPEHYVEFYQSKLDANYYYLLPPYNFLWDISLYYRKDDLRLSAIAECIHILKRLFQEEPIAVPPEKEDFTLL; the protein is encoded by the coding sequence ATGATCAATTTAAGCGTTAAAGATGCGGAATATATTCTGACAATTGTTAAAGAAGGTAATCTAAGTACAGCAGCGCAAAAATTGTGTATTAGTCAGCCGTCATTAACCCAACTGATCCAACGCTTAAAAGGACAGACAGGATCAAATTTGTTTTATCGAAATGGGCACAATTTTGTGCCGACAAAAGAAGGCGAGCTGCTTGCTGGGGCCTGCCAAAAAATTTACATGCTCAGCCGCGATTTAGAAAAACAGCTCGACAATATTTCAAAGAAACGAAAAGGAACCGTAATTGTAGGAGCCCCTTTCAATATCGGAGCATATCTTTTTCCACGCCTGTTTAAAATCTATCAGGAGAAAAAAGCTTCCGCCAAATTTCAGCCTTATGAAGCCCGCTCGCCGCAATTAGAAGAATCTCTTTTAAAAAATGAAATTGACTTGGCGGTCATGTCGAAAAAGCAGAAGGTATTAAATCCTCAACTGGAACGTATCCTTCTTATGCAGGAGCGACTTCTTTTATCGGTTCCGCAGGGGCATCCCTTGAACAGGGCCGCAAAGAGAATTCGCGGTAAGAGACATCCTTTTATTGACATCAGGCTTACCGATGGCGCCGACTACATTCTGAGCGCACCAGGACAGCGGCTTTACGATGTCTGCAATGAGATCTTTAAAAAAGCGAATATAACGCCTCACCCGGTGCTTGTATCGCGCAGTTTTGAGGTGAAAGAACGTATGTCGGCGGCAGGGCTGGGAGTGACAATTTTCCCGGAGCATTATGTTGAGTTTTATCAATCAAAACTTGATGCCAATTATTATTATCTTCTTCCTCCATATAATTTTTTATGGGATATTTCTCTTTATTACCGCAAAGACGATCTACGGCTTTCGGCCATAGCGGAGTGCATTCATATTCTGAAAAGATTATTTCAGGAAGAACCCATCGCAGTTCCTCCCGAAAAAGAAGACTTCACGCTGTTATAA
- a CDS encoding tripartite tricarboxylate transporter substrate binding protein — translation MKKLFAVLAFVAVAGCAGAAAAAYPEKPVHVIVPSEAGGGTDTMARLLAKFGEKYLGAPMVIDNLPGAGGQIGFQAIANAKKDGYTFGCLYTPHLTAHVSAKRAQYTLASFDYVGNLVTDPGAIVVPGNSPIMDLKGLAEFVKNNENCTASTSGPGGDDDFARLAAEADLGIKLRPVPSKGSSAAKANVMGGHVTVGFMNVSQVEAQVRSGEMRCLAVMAGKRSDMMPDVPCTAELGYPKMVSDSSRGFAAPAGMDAEALAKIREMFTKTIADPEFQAAAKGVLLINEMNGDEYKAYLEALQAATDKAYEVAPW, via the coding sequence ATGAAGAAACTGTTTGCTGTTCTCGCTTTCGTCGCTGTGGCGGGCTGTGCCGGCGCGGCCGCGGCCGCTTATCCCGAAAAACCGGTGCACGTGATTGTCCCCTCAGAGGCGGGCGGCGGCACCGACACGATGGCCCGTCTGCTGGCCAAGTTCGGCGAGAAGTATCTGGGCGCGCCCATGGTGATCGACAACCTGCCTGGCGCCGGCGGACAGATCGGATTCCAGGCCATCGCCAACGCCAAGAAGGACGGCTACACGTTCGGCTGTCTCTACACGCCGCACCTGACGGCCCACGTCTCCGCCAAGCGCGCGCAGTACACGCTGGCAAGCTTCGACTATGTCGGCAACCTCGTCACCGATCCGGGCGCGATCGTCGTCCCCGGCAACAGTCCGATCATGGATCTGAAAGGGCTGGCCGAATTCGTCAAGAACAACGAAAACTGCACGGCGTCCACCTCCGGTCCCGGCGGCGACGACGATTTCGCCCGCCTGGCCGCGGAGGCCGATCTCGGCATCAAGCTGCGTCCCGTGCCTTCCAAGGGATCGTCCGCAGCCAAGGCCAACGTCATGGGCGGACACGTCACGGTTGGTTTCATGAACGTTTCCCAAGTCGAGGCGCAGGTCCGTTCCGGCGAGATGCGCTGCCTGGCCGTGATGGCTGGCAAGCGCAGCGACATGATGCCCGACGTGCCCTGCACGGCCGAGCTCGGCTATCCCAAGATGGTCTCCGACTCTTCGCGTGGCTTCGCGGCTCCCGCCGGTATGGACGCCGAGGCGCTCGCCAAGATCCGCGAGATGTTCACCAAGACGATCGCCGATCCCGAGTTCCAGGCAGCCGCCAAGGGCGTGCTGCTGATCAACGAGATGAACGGCGACGAGTACAAGGCGTACCTCGAAGCGCTGCAGGCGGCAACCGACAAAGCCTACGAAGTCGCGCCCTGGTAA
- a CDS encoding tripartite tricarboxylate transporter TctB family protein produces MNKKTVSILSGAAGIVLAGAIYSEVLKFPAYAVHASQYVKFLLAVMAILCALLIAASLRGVDPGKPQWVKAPGAFTATVALTLVYVLSLKYVGFYAASAVYMLVLALLLGLRRPLLLIVSTAALLALVYGVFVRFLGVPVPLGIFEEFTFADVPGSLAKAKAALALL; encoded by the coding sequence ATGAACAAAAAAACGGTCAGCATTCTTTCCGGCGCCGCGGGGATCGTCCTCGCCGGCGCCATCTATTCCGAAGTTCTCAAATTTCCGGCCTACGCCGTGCATGCTTCGCAGTACGTCAAATTCCTGCTGGCGGTGATGGCGATCCTCTGCGCTCTGCTGATCGCCGCGTCACTGCGCGGCGTGGATCCCGGCAAACCGCAGTGGGTGAAGGCTCCCGGGGCGTTTACCGCCACGGTGGCGCTGACGCTCGTTTATGTGTTGTCGCTCAAATACGTCGGATTTTATGCGGCCAGCGCCGTTTACATGCTCGTCCTCGCGCTCCTGCTGGGGCTGCGCCGGCCGCTGCTGCTGATCGTCAGCACGGCCGCGCTGCTGGCGCTGGTGTACGGGGTGTTCGTGCGCTTCCTCGGCGTGCCGGTGCCGCTGGGGATCTTCGAAGAATTCACGTTTGCCGACGTGCCCGGCTCGCTCGCCAAGGCCAAAGCGGCCCTGGCGCTTCTGTAA
- a CDS encoding tripartite tricarboxylate transporter permease — protein sequence MEMITEAALSLFAPAPLIAIVAGTLGGVIIGAIPGLTATMAVALLIPVTFGMNPVVGLALMGGVYSGGMFGGAISSILLSTPGTPAAAATALDGYPMTRKGKGGVAITIATVASFWGGIISTFALLLVAPVLAKFSLRFGPPENFLLAVMGLTSIVTLTSGNLIKGLISGVIGLLLAAVGMDPMDAYPRFAGSVPELFDGIKDIPALIGLFSVSQLLDLTGEASIVQELAADVSTLKDNKMPKGLYPTICRGGVIGTIVGMLPGAGATISAFISYNTAKSLDREPETFGHGNPKGVAASESANNGCVGGSLVPMLTLGIPGNSVAACLMGGLTINNLIPGPELFTKYGTITYGFILSLFLANIVFLFLGIYLAPFFARISTAPNSLLVPAIAVLSVVGSFAMRNMMFDVWTMLAFGVGGYFLHRMGFDLGAVVLGLILGRITEEGFGGALAISNGSPAIFFTRPLCLVLWALIALLLLPALRKKKKTA from the coding sequence ATGGAAATGATCACTGAGGCGGCGTTGAGCCTGTTCGCTCCCGCGCCGCTGATTGCCATCGTCGCGGGCACGCTGGGCGGCGTCATCATCGGCGCCATTCCCGGCCTGACGGCGACAATGGCCGTGGCGCTGCTGATCCCCGTCACGTTCGGCATGAATCCCGTCGTCGGTCTGGCGCTGATGGGCGGCGTCTATTCCGGCGGCATGTTCGGCGGCGCGATCTCGTCGATTTTGCTGTCCACGCCCGGCACCCCAGCCGCCGCGGCGACGGCGCTCGACGGCTATCCGATGACCCGCAAGGGCAAAGGCGGCGTGGCGATCACGATCGCCACGGTAGCCAGCTTCTGGGGCGGCATCATCTCCACGTTCGCGCTGCTGCTGGTGGCTCCGGTGCTGGCCAAGTTCTCGCTGCGCTTCGGCCCGCCGGAGAATTTTCTGCTCGCCGTCATGGGGCTGACCAGCATCGTCACCCTGACCAGCGGCAATCTGATCAAGGGGCTGATCTCGGGCGTGATCGGTCTGCTGCTGGCCGCCGTCGGCATGGACCCGATGGACGCCTATCCGCGCTTCGCCGGCAGCGTGCCGGAGCTGTTCGACGGCATCAAGGACATCCCCGCGCTGATCGGCCTGTTCTCGGTCAGCCAGCTGCTCGATCTGACCGGCGAGGCCAGCATCGTGCAGGAACTGGCGGCCGACGTCTCGACGCTGAAGGACAACAAGATGCCCAAGGGACTTTATCCCACAATCTGTCGCGGCGGCGTCATCGGCACGATCGTCGGCATGCTGCCCGGCGCGGGCGCGACGATCTCGGCCTTCATCTCCTACAACACGGCCAAGTCGCTCGACAGGGAACCGGAGACGTTCGGTCACGGCAACCCGAAGGGCGTGGCCGCGTCGGAGAGCGCCAACAACGGCTGCGTCGGCGGCTCGCTGGTGCCGATGCTGACGCTGGGCATTCCCGGCAACTCGGTGGCGGCCTGCCTGATGGGCGGCCTGACGATCAACAACCTGATCCCCGGGCCGGAGCTGTTCACCAAATACGGCACGATCACCTACGGCTTCATCCTCTCGCTGTTCCTCGCCAATATCGTCTTTCTGTTCCTCGGCATCTATCTGGCGCCGTTTTTCGCGCGCATCTCCACGGCTCCCAACTCGCTGCTGGTGCCGGCGATCGCCGTGCTCTCGGTGGTGGGCAGCTTCGCGATGCGCAACATGATGTTCGACGTCTGGACGATGCTGGCTTTCGGCGTCGGCGGCTACTTCCTGCACCGTATGGGGTTCGATCTCGGCGCGGTGGTGCTGGGGCTGATCCTCGGGCGCATCACGGAAGAGGGCTTCGGCGGCGCGCTGGCGATCTCCAACGGCTCGCCGGCGATCTTCTTCACGCGCCCGCTCTGCCTCGTGCTGTGGGCGTTGATCGCCCTGCTTCTGCTGCCGGCGCTGCGCAAGAAAAAGAAGACGGCGTAG
- the trkA gene encoding Trk system potassium transporter TrkA produces the protein MKIVVVGAGNVGCTVARTLSAEGRDVVIIERDAETAARLEEEQDVSVVRGNGARPAVLEKAGVVKGGNVDVLIACTDRDETNLMACWLSKRAGVRQVLARVRDLEFTDTPDWAEDLGIDVLASPERSLSREIASLLRFNAAVHSSELFNGRAGSFAFRVEADSPICGMSLRELGVKYPGLGAIIVYVERGDDGFVPSGDWTAREGDLCFAVTLHERVPALMRLFDVEHHKRLSRVIIVGGGKLGANLAHRLSSNVPRVETTLVEKDLEKCARLAREFPDVKVINGDGMDKDLMLQLGVDKANGVVAATSNDEMNVIIAALANVQEDVKTIAVVRKDVYEDLEGKLPVDVLVNPNKTLASTFLRYIRYPNSAGMLSLIDRIGAEMLEFLLRPGNPAVGKRIMDLNLRKGILIAIIKRGGKYLVPGGAETLLEGDVISVFAMAEMMPEAMRFFKVDQA, from the coding sequence ATGAAAATAGTGGTCGTGGGCGCGGGCAACGTGGGCTGCACGGTGGCACGCACTCTATCCGCCGAGGGACGGGACGTGGTGATCATCGAACGCGACGCCGAGACCGCCGCCCGCCTCGAAGAGGAACAGGACGTCAGCGTCGTCCGCGGCAACGGCGCGCGTCCCGCCGTGCTGGAAAAGGCCGGCGTCGTCAAAGGCGGCAATGTGGATGTGCTGATCGCCTGCACCGATCGCGACGAGACGAATCTGATGGCCTGCTGGCTGAGCAAACGCGCCGGCGTGCGGCAGGTGCTGGCCCGCGTCAGGGATCTGGAATTCACCGACACGCCCGACTGGGCCGAGGACCTCGGCATCGACGTGCTGGCCTCGCCGGAGCGTTCGCTGTCGCGCGAGATCGCTTCGCTGCTGCGCTTCAACGCCGCCGTCCATTCGTCGGAGCTGTTCAACGGCCGCGCCGGCAGCTTCGCGTTCCGCGTCGAGGCCGATTCGCCGATCTGCGGCATGAGCCTGCGCGAGCTGGGCGTCAAGTATCCGGGACTGGGAGCCATCATCGTCTACGTGGAACGCGGCGACGACGGCTTTGTGCCCTCCGGCGACTGGACGGCGCGCGAGGGCGACCTGTGCTTCGCCGTCACGCTGCACGAGCGCGTCCCGGCGCTGATGCGGCTGTTCGACGTCGAACATCACAAACGGCTGTCGCGCGTCATCATCGTCGGCGGCGGCAAACTGGGCGCCAATCTGGCGCACCGGCTCAGCTCCAACGTGCCGCGCGTGGAGACGACGCTGGTCGAAAAAGATCTGGAAAAATGCGCGCGGCTGGCCCGCGAGTTCCCCGACGTGAAGGTCATCAACGGCGACGGCATGGACAAGGATCTGATGCTCCAGCTCGGCGTGGACAAAGCCAACGGGGTCGTGGCCGCCACGTCCAACGACGAGATGAACGTGATCATCGCCGCGCTGGCCAACGTGCAGGAAGACGTGAAGACGATCGCCGTCGTGCGCAAGGACGTGTACGAAGATCTGGAGGGCAAGCTGCCCGTGGACGTGCTCGTCAATCCCAACAAGACGCTGGCGTCCACGTTCCTGCGCTACATCCGCTATCCCAATTCGGCCGGCATGCTCTCGCTGATCGACCGCATCGGCGCGGAGATGCTCGAGTTCCTGCTGCGTCCCGGCAATCCCGCCGTCGGCAAGCGCATCATGGATCTGAATCTGCGCAAGGGGATCCTGATCGCCATCATCAAGCGCGGCGGCAAGTACCTCGTCCCCGGCGGCGCGGAAACGCTGCTGGAAGGCGACGTGATCTCCGTCTTCGCCATGGCCGAGATGATGCCCGAGGCGATGCGTTTCTTCAAGGTCGATCAGGCATGA